The genomic interval ACAAGGGGCGTCGGACTGGCAAGGGCCCAGGGATATGGCTTCGGGTTCGAACGTTACAAGAAATGGCTGCAGGACCGGAGCATGGTAATAGCCCAGATAGAGCACATAGAAGGCATTGAAAACCTGGAAGAGATCTTCGGCGTTGAAGGGATCGACGGCTCGATAATAGGGCCGTACGACCTCTCCGGATCTATCGGATATCCGGGTAAATTTGACAGGCCGGAAGTAATAAAGGCGGTTCAGCGTTATGAAGCTGTTTGCAGGAAGATGAAGAAGCCGATGGGATTCCATGTGGTAGAGCCGGATATAAAAAGGGCCAAGGAATTGAAGCAAAAGGGCTATAAATTCCTGGCGGTAGGGCTGGATTCCCTGTATCTAGGCAGGAAATGCCTTGAAGTGACAGGAGACCTGAGGTGAACAAAAGACATAATATCAATATCGCAGGTATCATCCCGGCCCGCATGGCATCATCGCGCTTTCCGGGTAAACCGATGGCCAGGATCTGCGGCATCCCGATG from Candidatus Omnitrophota bacterium carries:
- a CDS encoding aldolase/citrate lyase family protein → MVDLKKKLGRNEYSVGSWITIGDTAVAEIMARAGFDWLVVDMEHSAITLPEAQELIRTIELSGVVPLVRVGENDPCLIKRVMDAGAHGVVVPMVNTRLDAVKAVKAVKYPPKGTRGVGLARAQGYGFGFERYKKWLQDRSMVIAQIEHIEGIENLEEIFGVEGIDGSIIGPYDLSGSIGYPGKFDRPEVIKAVQRYEAVCRKMKKPMGFHVVEPDIKRAKELKQKGYKFLAVGLDSLYLGRKCLEVTGDLR